A segment of the Deinococcus cellulosilyticus NBRC 106333 = KACC 11606 genome:
GACGCTTGATGAATGGACTGGTGGCTCCACACCGCTCTACTGCAAGATGATCTCCTTCCTTCAAGCGTCTTATCTCATGTCCTTCAATGAACAGAACCCGCAAAGCAGCCAGTGCCAACCACGCATTGCTGATCTGATGGGCTCCAGTCATGCGAGGAGGGTGGGGAATTGAAAACAGGTCTGGATGGTTTTGAGGTGTATATAGAGGTGCTTCCCTTTCTTCTGCGATCTGTTTGATGACTGCGAGAGCCTCTCCTGTAGCCGTGGTCAGCACTGGAACGCCAGAACGGATGGCTCCTGCCTTGTCTCTGGCAATCTCTGCAATGGTGTTCCCAAGGGTGCTCTGGTGGTCCAGATCCACATTGGTGATCAGGGTCGCAGCAACGTTCTGAAGGGCGTTGGTGGCATCTTTTTCGCCGCCTACCCCTGCTTCGATCACAGCCCATTCCACCTTTTGCTTCTGGAAATGCTGAAGCGCCATCCCCAGAGTCAATTCAAAGAAGGGCATGTCAGGGGCATGTTCTTTTGCCCACTCAATGAAAGCTGCAACATCTTTTTCTGGAATCTCCCGCAGCTTCACCCGAATCCGTTCATTGAAATGCGTCAGGTGAGGACTCGTGAACTTGCCCACCTGCACTTTACCTGCAAGCAACCCTGCCTCCAGCATCGCGCACACCGACCCCTTGCCATTGGTCCCGATCACATGAATCACCTGCATGTCTTTTTCGGGATTTCCCAGCAAAGCCAGAAGTTTCTTTGCGCGTTCAGGCGTGCGGTCCTTCCCTGCACGGGTCCGTGTGTAGAGCCAGTCATAATCCGGGATCATGGTGTTGCCATTCTATGGAATAGCGTCCCAGATCTGAAGGGGTAACGCCTGTGTCGTAGAGGCCTGCCTTCCCTCCCGGCAAAAGGCTCTGATGCCCATCTGAATGTCTGACCCTGCTTTTTGCCCTCGGCTCTGGGCTCTCGGCCTTCTGCCTTCTGCCTTTCATCCACTCGCCCCAACCTGTTGTTAAACTGAAGCGACATGCGTTTTCTGATGTTCCTCTGTGTGCTCCTTTTCGGTGTGGCTTTTGCCCAGGATGTGCAGATCCGGGTGCTGGTCGCCCAGCAAAGCAAAGTTCAGCTGGTGATTCCCTTCTCACACCATGTGATGGCGTTTGATGGCACCGTGCTGTACCAGAGCAGCACGCCTGTGCAGTGGGACCTGGAGGTCAAGGGGTCTCGCATCTGGATCAACGGTCAGGATTCAGGGCGGGATGTGCTGCACTTTCAGGAGACCACCGCCAACCAGAGCCTCCTTCTGAATGGGGTGCGTTACCGGGGGGCCATGAGCCTGTACGGTCAGGGGAGTGCCCTGACGGTGGTGAACACCCTCAACATCGAAGATTACCTGCGCAGTGTGGTTCCAGCAGAAATGCCTCCAAGCTGGCCTGTCGAGGCCCTGAAGGCACAGGCCATCATTGCCCGAACCTACGCCATTGAGCGCCTGAATCCCAAAGGGCTGTACGACGTGTGTGCCACGCAGCAGTGCCAGGTGTACAAGGGGCAGTCTTCAGAGAACCCGCTGGTGGATGTGGCGATCTCCCAGACCTACAAGCAGATCATTGCTTACAACCAGCGTCCTGCGAAGACTTTTTTCTCCAGTGACAATGGGGGGTTCACTGCGAGCAGTGCCGAGGTGTGGGGCAGCAACCTGCCTTATCTGGTGGCCCAGCCTGATCCTTTTTCGGTGGGTCCCAAGAGCAAATGGTCCCTGAACATCTCCTTCAGTCAATTGACCAGTGTGGCCCGCAATTATGGGTTCAAGGGGACTGCAAAGGGTTTCCGCGTGGACAAGTACAGTGGTTCTGGACGCGTGACCCAGGTGAGTGTACTGTCTGATTCTGGTGCGTTTGCCCTGTCTGGTGCGGAGGCTGGAGGCATCA
Coding sequences within it:
- a CDS encoding SpoIID/LytB domain-containing protein, which codes for MRFLMFLCVLLFGVAFAQDVQIRVLVAQQSKVQLVIPFSHHVMAFDGTVLYQSSTPVQWDLEVKGSRIWINGQDSGRDVLHFQETTANQSLLLNGVRYRGAMSLYGQGSALTVVNTLNIEDYLRSVVPAEMPPSWPVEALKAQAIIARTYAIERLNPKGLYDVCATQQCQVYKGQSSENPLVDVAISQTYKQIIAYNQRPAKTFFSSDNGGFTASSAEVWGSNLPYLVAQPDPFSVGPKSKWSLNISFSQLTSVARNYGFKGTAKGFRVDKYSGSGRVTQVSVLSDSGAFALSGAEAGGIIRALGGFSTRVAVETNDSGVVIYGSGYGHGVGLSQYGAKGMAERGYSSDEILGFYYPGVSRGGYTLAAEVPETKPRQPLMRLNPLSSN
- a CDS encoding bifunctional folylpolyglutamate synthase/dihydrofolate synthase, which codes for MIPDYDWLYTRTRAGKDRTPERAKKLLALLGNPEKDMQVIHVIGTNGKGSVCAMLEAGLLAGKVQVGKFTSPHLTHFNERIRVKLREIPEKDVAAFIEWAKEHAPDMPFFELTLGMALQHFQKQKVEWAVIEAGVGGEKDATNALQNVAATLITNVDLDHQSTLGNTIAEIARDKAGAIRSGVPVLTTATGEALAVIKQIAEEREAPLYTPQNHPDLFSIPHPPRMTGAHQISNAWLALAALRVLFIEGHEIRRLKEGDHLAVERCGATSPFIKRLDQDLIALYEAALDAQHPGRMEMFKVGEKTIILDGAHNLHAARALAQNFQNVSTLLFGIMARKDARETLDALAPLAGQRFYTNPGDLGLSPDELAKMHPGQVIENPEEALKAALDATPKEGGLLVAGSLYLIGRIREKVLDMAQTQE